The Desulfatitalea tepidiphila genome window below encodes:
- a CDS encoding sigma-54-dependent Fis family transcriptional regulator yields the protein MFTERSAKRCVLVIDDEDIVRDSISTYLEDSGFIVAQAADGREGLERFRAVTPDVILLDLRMPRMDGLEVLEAMAGELARVPVIVVTGAGVLQDAVAALRLGAFDFVTKPIVDMAVLEHAVNRALERNRLRDENQRYQAHLETEIRSRTLDLQRRTEELLAANLELKKEIAIREKTAAALKQSEARLAEIVSIFEGFIYTCDAQFRLDFVNRRLVDHLGADPTGSCCHLSLYGLEKPCPWCRHPDVFTGQTVHTEFYNEKDGRWYDAIQAPVFDAEGQVRHMQAVVLDITERKATEDWLRQREIQLAEKNRRLKSSLRTASRFGQIIGKSRAMQEVYESILKAAESTAHVIIYGESGTGKELVAKTIHDLSDRGSRKFVTVHCGAIPDNLVESEFFGYRKGAFTGADQDKPGYLDAADGGTLFMDEVGELNLTMQVKLLRAIEGGGYTPIGSSEVKQADIRIVAATNRNLRGSLETGSFRKDFYYRIHILPVYLPALKSRKEDIPLLVNHFLSDYPHGDRIPVVPQRVIAAMQRYDWPGNVRELQNSVHRYITLGQLDFLGLGQAAEPEAQAVSTDELLLQPDRTDLTLSDAVQAFEKRYIEHLLKENQWHRSRVAELLGIDRRTLFRKMKGLGL from the coding sequence GTGTTCACTGAGCGATCGGCCAAACGCTGTGTGCTGGTGATCGACGATGAAGACATCGTCCGGGACAGCATTTCCACTTACCTGGAAGACAGCGGCTTCATCGTGGCCCAGGCCGCGGACGGCCGCGAGGGACTCGAACGCTTTCGGGCCGTCACGCCCGACGTCATACTGCTGGATCTGCGCATGCCGCGCATGGACGGCCTGGAGGTGCTCGAGGCCATGGCCGGGGAGCTGGCGCGCGTGCCGGTGATCGTGGTGACCGGGGCCGGGGTGCTCCAGGATGCCGTGGCCGCCCTGCGCCTGGGTGCTTTCGATTTCGTCACCAAACCCATCGTGGATATGGCGGTGCTCGAGCACGCCGTCAACCGCGCCCTGGAACGCAACCGGCTGAGGGATGAGAATCAGCGTTACCAGGCTCACCTGGAAACAGAAATCCGTTCCCGCACCCTGGACCTGCAACGGCGAACCGAAGAGCTGCTGGCAGCCAATTTGGAGCTGAAAAAGGAGATCGCCATTCGGGAAAAGACCGCCGCGGCCCTCAAGCAGAGCGAGGCCCGGCTGGCCGAGATCGTCTCCATTTTCGAAGGGTTCATCTATACGTGCGACGCCCAGTTTCGCCTCGATTTCGTCAACCGCAGGCTGGTCGATCACCTGGGTGCAGATCCCACCGGCAGCTGTTGCCATCTTTCCCTCTACGGCCTGGAAAAGCCCTGCCCCTGGTGCCGCCATCCGGACGTGTTCACGGGCCAGACCGTTCACACCGAGTTCTACAATGAAAAGGACGGCCGCTGGTACGATGCCATTCAGGCCCCGGTGTTCGATGCCGAGGGTCAGGTGCGCCATATGCAGGCCGTGGTGCTCGATATCACCGAGCGCAAGGCCACCGAGGATTGGCTGCGCCAGCGGGAGATTCAACTGGCCGAGAAGAACCGGCGGCTGAAATCCTCCCTGCGCACGGCCAGCCGGTTCGGCCAGATCATAGGCAAGAGCCGGGCCATGCAGGAGGTGTACGAAAGCATTCTCAAGGCGGCCGAGTCCACTGCCCACGTGATCATCTACGGCGAGTCGGGCACCGGCAAGGAACTGGTGGCCAAGACCATTCACGATCTGAGCGACCGGGGCAGCAGGAAGTTCGTCACCGTGCACTGCGGCGCCATCCCGGACAACCTGGTCGAAAGCGAGTTTTTCGGCTACCGCAAAGGCGCATTTACCGGAGCGGACCAGGACAAGCCCGGATATCTCGACGCGGCCGACGGCGGCACCCTGTTCATGGACGAGGTGGGCGAGTTGAACCTGACCATGCAGGTCAAGCTGCTGCGGGCCATCGAGGGGGGCGGATACACGCCCATCGGCAGCAGCGAGGTGAAGCAAGCCGACATCCGTATCGTGGCGGCCACCAACCGCAACCTGCGCGGCAGCCTGGAGACGGGCAGTTTCCGCAAGGATTTCTATTACCGGATCCACATCCTGCCCGTCTATCTGCCGGCCTTGAAGTCCAGAAAAGAGGATATCCCCCTGCTGGTCAACCATTTTCTCAGCGATTATCCCCACGGCGATCGGATTCCCGTGGTGCCCCAGCGGGTGATCGCGGCCATGCAGCGCTACGACTGGCCGGGCAATGTGCGCGAGCTGCAAAACAGCGTCCACCGATATATCACCCTGGGGCAGCTCGACTTTTTGGGACTGGGCCAGGCCGCCGAACCCGAGGCGCAGGCCGTTTCGACCGATGAGCTGCTCCTCCAGCCGGACCGGACCGATCTCACGTTGAGCGATGCGGTCCAGGCCTTCGAGAAGCGTTACATCGAGCATCTGCTCAAGGAGAATCAGTGGCACCGCAGCCGAGTGGCCGAATTGCTGGGGATCGACCGCCGCACGCTGTTCCGTAAAATGAAAGGGCTTGGGCTTTAA
- a CDS encoding cache domain-containing protein: MLQLSRRFADLRIRYKLLISYSAVFVLSLSIGSIIMFHFVKAAIQANIESELKNTTQTILNMVKTSAGVSIKNHLRAVAEKNREIAHHFHQRALDGAMSMEEAKRRSAEVMLSQTIGKTGYIYCIDSGGVILIHPENALIDVDLSDYSFIADQKARKVGYLEYNWQNPGESHPRPKALYMTYFEPWDWIISVSSYRNEFRELVNVDDFRDSILSIVFGQTGYSYVLDLEGNLIVHPSLEGNYYEAIDIQGRQFIQEICRRKSGKIIYSWAAPGEPTAREKLVIFNYIPEYEWIVASSSFLEEFYAPLKTISHLILMTVLITFVLVLPITLRISSSITNPLQKLMGRFEAGAKGDISVRMQRQSRDEVGMLASYFNTFMERLEANIQESRRAEQAMARMRHYLKNFVDAMPSVLVGVDREGRVTQWNRSAERMTGIGDDQALGRPVTEVLPLLEPHMEMIYAVIQTGQARQVEKTVCSYGGDTFHADIMVYPIEAGEVKGSVIRVDDVSQRVRMENMMVQTEKMMSVGGLAAGMAHEINNPLGGMLQNLQNVVRRMSPGLPANDADAAACGTTLATIGCYLEKREVFRFLDNIRRSGERASRIVENMLSFSRRSESRQALVQLSDLLDKTIELAAHDYDLKKKFDFRHIRIDRHYAPDMPPVPCVATEIEQVVLNLLRNAAQAMIEEGRSSDPPCIALHLGREDGFAVIRIVDNGPGIDEQQLKRIFEPFFTTKEVGVGTGLGLSVSYFIITNNHNGFMSAESAPGQGATFIIRLPLADPMAASPTLSNGSAAQERHRVH; this comes from the coding sequence ATGCTGCAGTTGTCGCGTCGTTTTGCGGATCTCCGCATCCGCTACAAGCTGCTGATCAGCTATTCGGCGGTTTTCGTCCTTTCCCTGTCCATCGGCAGCATCATCATGTTCCATTTCGTCAAGGCAGCCATCCAGGCCAATATCGAGAGCGAGCTTAAAAACACCACCCAGACCATTTTGAACATGGTCAAGACCTCTGCCGGGGTTTCGATCAAGAACCACCTGAGGGCCGTGGCCGAGAAAAATCGTGAGATCGCCCACCATTTTCACCAGCGCGCCCTGGATGGGGCGATGAGCATGGAGGAGGCCAAACGCCGCAGCGCGGAGGTGATGCTCAGTCAAACCATCGGGAAAACCGGGTACATCTATTGTATCGACAGCGGGGGCGTCATTTTGATCCATCCGGAAAACGCCCTGATTGACGTGGACCTGTCAGACTACTCATTCATCGCCGACCAGAAGGCCCGCAAGGTGGGCTACCTGGAATACAACTGGCAGAATCCGGGCGAGAGCCACCCCCGGCCCAAGGCGCTCTACATGACCTATTTCGAGCCCTGGGACTGGATCATTTCGGTCTCCTCCTACCGCAACGAGTTCAGGGAACTGGTCAATGTGGACGATTTCCGCGACAGCATCCTCTCCATCGTGTTCGGCCAGACCGGGTACTCGTATGTGCTGGACCTGGAGGGAAACCTGATCGTCCACCCCTCCCTGGAAGGCAACTACTACGAGGCCATCGACATCCAGGGCCGCCAGTTCATCCAGGAGATCTGCCGGCGCAAGAGCGGCAAGATCATCTACTCGTGGGCGGCGCCCGGCGAGCCCACGGCGCGTGAAAAACTGGTGATTTTCAACTACATTCCCGAATATGAATGGATCGTGGCCTCGTCGAGTTTCCTGGAGGAGTTTTATGCGCCCCTGAAGACCATCTCCCATCTGATCCTCATGACCGTGTTGATCACCTTCGTGCTGGTGCTGCCCATCACCCTGCGGATCAGCTCGTCCATCACCAATCCGCTCCAGAAGCTGATGGGCCGGTTCGAGGCCGGCGCCAAGGGAGACATTTCGGTGCGCATGCAGCGCCAGAGCCGGGACGAGGTGGGCATGCTGGCCAGCTACTTCAACACCTTTATGGAGCGCCTGGAGGCCAATATCCAGGAGTCGCGGCGGGCCGAACAAGCCATGGCCCGCATGCGGCACTATCTTAAGAACTTTGTCGACGCCATGCCGTCGGTCCTGGTCGGTGTCGACCGGGAAGGGCGGGTGACCCAGTGGAACCGCAGCGCCGAGCGCATGACCGGCATCGGGGACGATCAGGCGCTCGGGCGGCCGGTCACCGAGGTGTTGCCGTTGCTGGAGCCCCACATGGAGATGATCTACGCAGTCATCCAGACCGGCCAGGCCCGGCAGGTCGAAAAAACGGTGTGCAGTTACGGCGGAGACACCTTTCATGCGGACATCATGGTCTATCCCATCGAGGCCGGGGAGGTGAAGGGATCGGTGATCCGGGTGGATGATGTCTCCCAGCGGGTGCGCATGGAGAACATGATGGTCCAGACCGAAAAGATGATGAGCGTCGGGGGTCTGGCAGCCGGCATGGCCCATGAGATCAACAACCCGCTGGGCGGCATGTTGCAGAACCTGCAAAACGTGGTTCGCCGCATGTCCCCGGGGCTGCCGGCCAATGACGCCGATGCGGCCGCCTGCGGTACCACCCTGGCGACCATCGGCTGCTATCTGGAAAAACGGGAGGTCTTTCGGTTTCTCGACAATATCCGGCGTTCCGGTGAGCGTGCATCGCGGATCGTCGAGAACATGCTCAGCTTCAGCCGCCGCAGCGAGTCCCGCCAGGCCCTCGTGCAACTATCGGACCTGCTGGACAAGACCATCGAACTGGCGGCCCATGATTACGACCTCAAGAAGAAGTTCGACTTTCGTCATATCCGCATCGATCGTCACTATGCGCCGGACATGCCGCCGGTGCCCTGTGTGGCCACCGAGATCGAGCAGGTGGTGCTCAACCTGCTGCGCAACGCGGCCCAGGCCATGATCGAGGAGGGGCGATCGTCCGATCCGCCCTGCATTGCCCTGCACCTGGGCCGGGAGGATGGTTTTGCCGTCATCCGCATCGTGGACAACGGCCCGGGCATAGACGAGCAGCAGCTCAAACGCATCTTCGAGCCGTTTTTCACCACCAAGGAGGTGGGCGTGGGAACTGGATTGGGGCTTTCGGTCTCCTATTTTATCATTACCAATAATCACAATGGGTTCATGTCCGCCGAATCCGCGCCCGGACAGGGGGCGACCTTCATCATTCGGCTGCCCCTGGCCGACCCGATGGCCGCCTCCCCGACGTTAAGCAACGGTTCCGCAGCCCAGGAGCGTCACCGTGTTCACTGA
- a CDS encoding amidohydrolase family protein, translating to MKRLPPAIIDFHVHLFPDKGFDAIWKYFAAMGAEVLHKLYSGPCIDYLRAHGVKRIVYSNYAHKAGIAAPMNDWNIDLLARHDRLYCFAAFHPDDDHGLEDAARMLDHPRVMGIKLHFQVQKIYPHDPRLFPLYELVMEKNKRLLLHVGNGPTTNPFVGLEQFLPVLGRYPDLPANIPHMGCYEFQAFMALLDTYPHLYLDTAYTFWPETPFSFNLDTVCLEKYKDRILYGSDFPNVILPRQGEIDHLLSLDLSQEFYDGVFYANGMALLHETCP from the coding sequence ATGAAACGTCTGCCGCCGGCCATCATCGATTTCCACGTGCACCTGTTTCCCGACAAGGGATTCGACGCCATATGGAAATACTTTGCCGCCATGGGTGCCGAGGTGCTGCACAAGCTCTACAGCGGCCCATGCATCGACTATCTTCGTGCGCACGGCGTGAAACGCATCGTCTATTCCAATTATGCCCATAAGGCGGGCATTGCCGCACCCATGAACGACTGGAACATCGACCTGCTGGCACGCCATGACCGGCTATACTGCTTCGCCGCTTTTCACCCGGATGACGACCATGGCCTGGAAGACGCCGCCCGCATGCTCGACCATCCCCGGGTGATGGGCATCAAGCTGCACTTCCAGGTTCAGAAAATCTACCCCCACGATCCGCGCCTTTTCCCCCTGTATGAACTGGTCATGGAGAAGAATAAGCGGCTTCTGCTGCATGTGGGCAACGGGCCCACGACCAATCCATTCGTGGGATTGGAGCAGTTTCTGCCGGTGCTCGGGCGTTATCCCGACCTGCCGGCCAATATTCCCCACATGGGGTGCTACGAGTTTCAAGCCTTCATGGCGCTGCTGGACACCTATCCCCATCTTTACCTGGATACGGCTTACACCTTCTGGCCGGAAACGCCCTTTTCCTTTAACCTGGATACCGTCTGTCTGGAAAAATACAAAGACCGCATCCTCTATGGCTCCGATTTTCCGAACGTCATTCTGCCCCGTCAGGGCGAAATCGACCATCTCCTGAGCCTCGATCTCTCCCAGGAGTTTTACGATGGGGTGTTTTATGCCAACGGGATGGCACTGCTCCACGAGACGTGTCCGTAG
- a CDS encoding sensor histidine kinase → MSVDTYFAPVRRTDRREFKNQIVDISHSPLMNTLLKAVSGLMVVLNEDRQIVAINHAFLEAIGIHNAEEVLGLRLGESLKCVHAHGEPNGCGTTLQCVTCGAAIATMAAIENDTTDEQMCAMTTEQDGVKSDICLLIRSHPMRVDDHRWILLFAQDITQEQFWMNLERIFFHDINNSLASLLGYSDLLASEMPDHPAVQQIRAAAVRLNAEVSLQRTLSKNKEGQYEPNRDYVPLSRIKKELGLLVDGHTARIGKSYEADWPEPDVSLYTDPLLVSKVLGNMVINALEATPKGGQVRLAVEVVEEGTAVVWKVWNAAYIDEKYRHRIFQRYFSTKADSGRGLGTYAMKLFGEHYLGGKVDFFSDPAEGTVFSFRLPIDRPS, encoded by the coding sequence ATGTCGGTGGACACCTATTTTGCACCGGTCCGTAGGACAGACCGGAGAGAGTTCAAGAACCAGATCGTCGATATCAGCCACAGTCCGCTTATGAACACCCTTCTCAAGGCGGTTTCGGGTCTGATGGTCGTGCTCAACGAGGATCGTCAGATCGTGGCGATCAACCATGCGTTTCTCGAGGCGATCGGCATCCACAATGCCGAAGAGGTGCTCGGCCTTCGTCTCGGGGAGAGCCTGAAATGCGTCCACGCTCATGGAGAGCCCAACGGCTGCGGCACCACGCTGCAGTGTGTCACCTGCGGTGCAGCTATCGCCACGATGGCGGCCATCGAGAACGACACCACCGACGAGCAGATGTGCGCCATGACCACCGAACAAGATGGCGTGAAAAGCGACATCTGCCTGTTGATCCGCTCCCATCCCATGCGTGTGGACGACCACCGGTGGATCCTGCTCTTTGCCCAGGACATCACCCAGGAACAATTCTGGATGAATCTGGAACGGATCTTTTTCCACGACATCAACAATTCTTTGGCTTCGCTGCTCGGTTACAGCGATCTGCTGGCTTCGGAGATGCCGGACCATCCGGCTGTACAACAGATCCGGGCAGCGGCCGTGAGATTGAACGCCGAAGTCTCTCTGCAACGCACGCTTTCCAAGAACAAAGAGGGGCAATACGAGCCCAATCGGGACTATGTGCCGTTGAGCAGAATCAAAAAGGAACTCGGCCTGCTCGTCGACGGGCACACCGCACGTATCGGAAAATCATACGAGGCCGACTGGCCCGAGCCGGACGTCAGCCTCTACACCGATCCCCTGCTGGTTTCCAAGGTGTTGGGCAATATGGTGATCAATGCCCTGGAGGCCACCCCCAAGGGAGGCCAGGTGCGCCTGGCGGTCGAAGTCGTGGAAGAAGGAACCGCAGTCGTATGGAAAGTGTGGAATGCTGCGTACATCGATGAAAAGTACCGGCACAGGATTTTTCAACGTTACTTCAGCACCAAGGCCGATTCGGGGCGGGGGCTGGGTACCTACGCCATGAAACTCTTCGGCGAGCACTATCTGGGCGGCAAGGTCGATTTCTTCTCCGACCCGGCGGAAGGCACCGTTTTCTCCTTCCGCCTGCCGATCGACAGGCCGTCATGA
- a CDS encoding ABC transporter substrate-binding protein, which yields MKNISKKLIVTIALLVLPVLASAKPYEGKKVLFIDSYHQGYAWSDGITAGVENALKETGAELKIVRLDTKRNTDEAFKAEAGRKAKAEIDAFKPDVVVAADDNAAQYVIVPFYKGGSLPFVFCGLNWDASIYGLPTSNVTGMLEVTPIPQLIDQLKPYAKGERIGFLGPDVETARKEAQNYKKVFGMQLTEYYAADYEDWKKGFKELQQSVDILIIDSDGGLYNNHKDEMTAFAKANTTIPTGSTYDFMAHCALFTYAKVAEEQGFWATKAALNILGGTAPADIPVAQNEQGKLIINMQIAEAVGLNLPFEIIQSADQVIE from the coding sequence ATGAAGAACATTTCAAAGAAGCTGATCGTAACCATCGCCCTGCTGGTGCTGCCTGTGCTGGCGTCGGCCAAGCCATACGAAGGCAAGAAAGTGCTCTTTATCGATTCTTATCACCAGGGGTATGCCTGGAGCGACGGGATCACCGCGGGGGTCGAAAATGCCCTCAAGGAGACCGGGGCCGAGTTGAAAATCGTCCGGCTGGACACCAAACGGAACACGGACGAGGCCTTCAAGGCCGAAGCCGGCCGAAAAGCCAAGGCCGAGATCGACGCGTTCAAGCCCGATGTCGTGGTTGCTGCCGATGATAACGCCGCCCAATACGTGATCGTTCCTTTCTATAAAGGTGGATCTCTGCCGTTTGTCTTCTGCGGTCTGAACTGGGATGCCAGCATCTACGGGCTGCCCACCAGCAACGTCACGGGTATGCTGGAAGTCACGCCCATTCCCCAGCTGATTGATCAATTAAAACCCTATGCCAAGGGGGAGCGTATCGGTTTCCTGGGGCCCGATGTGGAAACCGCGCGTAAAGAGGCGCAGAATTACAAGAAGGTCTTCGGTATGCAACTCACCGAATACTATGCGGCCGACTACGAAGATTGGAAAAAGGGATTCAAGGAGCTTCAACAGTCGGTGGATATTCTGATCATCGATTCCGATGGCGGTCTCTATAACAATCACAAGGACGAAATGACCGCATTTGCAAAAGCCAACACCACCATCCCCACCGGATCGACCTACGATTTCATGGCGCACTGTGCCCTATTCACCTATGCCAAGGTGGCCGAGGAGCAAGGATTCTGGGCCACCAAGGCAGCCCTCAACATATTGGGCGGCACCGCCCCGGCCGACATCCCGGTGGCTCAGAACGAACAAGGCAAACTGATCATCAACATGCAGATCGCCGAAGCTGTGGGCCTGAACCTGCCCTTTGAGATCATTCAGTCCGCCGACCAGGTGATCGAATAA
- a CDS encoding GNAT family N-acetyltransferase: protein MNGIHIRKGYLPGAIGRVVELHGRYYSRHWGFGSFFEAKVAREMALFMDSYDDQRDGLWTVAINDRVQGAIVIDGAHAEGQGAHLRWFVVSERLQGQGIGGRLIGEAMAFCRSRGYGRVYLWTFEGLYAAHRLYEKAGFELVAQQEGRQWGREVNEQQWVLQVHGE from the coding sequence ATGAACGGCATCCACATCCGGAAAGGCTATCTGCCCGGTGCGATCGGCCGGGTGGTCGAGCTGCACGGCCGCTATTACAGCCGGCATTGGGGCTTCGGATCGTTTTTTGAAGCCAAGGTCGCTCGCGAAATGGCCCTCTTCATGGATAGCTATGATGACCAAAGGGACGGCCTTTGGACCGTCGCGATAAATGACCGGGTTCAGGGCGCCATCGTCATCGACGGCGCCCATGCCGAGGGCCAGGGCGCCCATCTTCGATGGTTCGTCGTCTCCGAACGGTTGCAGGGCCAGGGCATCGGCGGCCGACTGATCGGCGAAGCGATGGCGTTCTGCCGGAGCAGGGGCTACGGACGGGTCTACCTCTGGACATTCGAAGGGCTGTATGCGGCGCATCGACTTTATGAAAAGGCGGGCTTCGAACTTGTGGCCCAGCAAGAGGGACGGCAGTGGGGGCGCGAGGTCAATGAGCAGCAGTGGGTGCTGCAGGTGCATGGCGAGTAA
- a CDS encoding enoyl-CoA hydratase-related protein, whose protein sequence is MQFKHILYRAGKVARIILNRPNQLNAQSYQMLQEIDDAMAAAVADDSCGGIVISGNGRAFSAGHDLGTEEEIQYCREHGLAEPQSLDLRRKVADMYRYYVKTTLNWRACPKPTVAMVHGYCIYGGWMVAAAMDVLFAAEDSLFLPGMVEYFSAPWDLGPKKAKEILLEHRFVPAAEALACGFVNRLFPADRLEAETLAYADRVADNYLTAPAWTGTVKSAINHMQDSLGFSSEIEAAYTSFCLMYGLGAHTDAAPDQGGFARTATARRNLEASKPWLMARGLINPPGDER, encoded by the coding sequence ATGCAATTTAAACACATCCTCTATCGTGCAGGCAAGGTCGCCCGCATCATTCTCAACCGCCCGAACCAGCTCAACGCCCAGAGCTACCAGATGCTGCAGGAGATAGACGACGCCATGGCCGCGGCCGTGGCGGACGACAGCTGCGGTGGGATCGTAATTTCGGGCAACGGCCGCGCCTTTTCCGCCGGCCACGACCTGGGGACCGAGGAAGAAATTCAATATTGCCGGGAGCACGGCCTGGCCGAACCCCAGAGCCTGGATCTGCGCCGCAAGGTCGCTGACATGTACCGTTATTATGTCAAGACGACCCTGAACTGGCGCGCCTGCCCCAAGCCCACCGTTGCCATGGTCCACGGCTACTGCATTTACGGCGGCTGGATGGTGGCGGCCGCCATGGATGTGCTTTTCGCCGCAGAAGACAGCCTGTTTCTGCCGGGCATGGTGGAGTACTTCTCCGCGCCCTGGGATCTGGGACCCAAAAAAGCCAAGGAGATCCTGCTGGAGCACCGCTTCGTGCCGGCTGCCGAAGCCCTGGCCTGCGGATTCGTCAACCGCCTCTTTCCGGCCGACCGTCTGGAAGCCGAAACCCTGGCCTATGCAGACCGGGTGGCCGACAACTATCTCACGGCGCCGGCCTGGACCGGCACCGTCAAATCGGCCATCAACCACATGCAGGACAGCCTGGGATTCAGCTCGGAAATCGAAGCCGCCTACACCAGCTTCTGCCTGATGTACGGACTGGGGGCCCACACGGACGCCGCCCCGGACCAGGGCGGCTTCGCCCGCACAGCAACGGCGCGCAGGAACCTGGAGGCTTCCAAGCCTTGGCTGATGGCACGGGGCCTGATCAATCCTCCAGGAGACGAACGGTAG
- a CDS encoding PHP domain-containing protein → MLHMIFDLHIHTTISHCSRLDIQDAIVCARERGLDGICITDHHTMDVRHSVPEGIQENGLYVFFGMEYTTSQGDFLLFGPFEHLPSRLPADLLLQTVELQGGIAVAAHPFRVQRPVDERLIHDGLCGVIESINGRNTPLENLAVDAWRRSYDLTECGGSDAHSLDEVGRFATRFLAPVRTRSDLIRNLKQRMCRPVLHAAAHGHCRDNQSGGIRSASAQKPIFC, encoded by the coding sequence ATGCTCCACATGATTTTCGATCTTCACATTCACACGACCATCTCTCACTGCAGTCGATTGGACATACAGGATGCCATCGTTTGCGCTAGAGAACGCGGACTCGATGGAATTTGTATTACCGATCATCATACCATGGACGTGCGCCATTCGGTGCCAGAAGGCATTCAGGAAAATGGGCTTTATGTGTTCTTCGGGATGGAATACACCACTTCTCAGGGGGATTTCCTTTTATTTGGCCCTTTCGAGCATTTGCCTTCGCGGCTTCCGGCGGATCTCTTGCTGCAAACCGTCGAGCTGCAAGGAGGTATAGCCGTGGCGGCCCATCCCTTCCGCGTGCAGCGGCCAGTGGACGAGCGGCTGATCCATGACGGGTTGTGCGGTGTGATCGAAAGCATCAATGGACGCAATACGCCACTGGAAAACCTGGCGGTCGATGCCTGGCGCCGATCCTACGATTTGACCGAGTGCGGCGGCAGCGACGCGCACTCCCTTGACGAAGTGGGTCGGTTTGCGACCCGGTTCCTCGCACCCGTTAGAACGCGCAGCGATTTGATCCGCAATTTGAAACAACGCATGTGCCGGCCTGTGCTTCACGCCGCGGCGCATGGCCATTGCCGGGATAACCAGAGTGGTGGGATTCGCAGCGCGTCGGCTCAGAAACCTATCTTTTGTTGA
- a CDS encoding alkaline phosphatase family protein — MSKKCIMILLDGVGDRSYPELGHLTPLQAAQTPVLDQLARDGANGLFHAALQGQALPSENAHFAMFGYDMDAFPGRGALEALGAGLRLDATTVALLAHFVTVEPSSHATLRLVDGKPEASDKEIRSLVQAIGDYTDSGVCIRLHHTHGFRGILTLSGDVAPFVTDSDPITEGLPIMAILPWQQFAEVPETLNTARTLGSYLEWVHHTLKNHPVNIARRKKGRPPINGLVTQRAGRLKKVTPFAEKFGLLGLSIASGIVYHGLAAYIGMDAMKTEDTARPGADLSRRLKTALKALENYDFIHVHTKMPDAAGHMKDPGYKTKVLEMLDRGIGNALKPLLAETDLLIVVAADHSTPSAGPLIHSGEPVPLIFHGPGIRRDTIMQYDEISAAGGALGFVRGKELMYLILNHLDRAKLHGLMDTPVDQPYWPGNAIALRLVNPNTKSLR, encoded by the coding sequence ATGTCGAAAAAGTGCATCATGATTCTTCTCGATGGGGTGGGGGATCGTTCTTACCCCGAACTTGGCCATCTCACCCCCCTCCAGGCCGCCCAAACCCCCGTATTGGACCAGCTTGCCCGGGACGGCGCCAACGGGCTATTCCATGCCGCTCTTCAAGGCCAGGCCCTGCCGAGCGAAAATGCGCACTTTGCCATGTTCGGTTATGACATGGACGCCTTCCCAGGCCGCGGTGCCCTGGAGGCATTGGGCGCCGGCCTCCGGTTAGATGCCACTACGGTGGCCCTCCTGGCCCATTTTGTCACGGTAGAACCCTCATCCCATGCAACACTTCGATTGGTTGACGGAAAACCCGAAGCTTCGGACAAGGAAATCCGATCCCTCGTCCAAGCGATCGGCGACTACACCGATAGCGGGGTTTGCATCCGTCTGCATCATACCCATGGCTTTCGAGGTATTCTGACCCTTTCCGGCGATGTCGCGCCGTTCGTCACCGATTCGGACCCTATTACGGAAGGTCTGCCCATTATGGCGATACTGCCGTGGCAGCAGTTCGCCGAGGTGCCCGAAACGCTCAATACGGCACGAACCCTTGGCTCGTACCTGGAATGGGTCCACCATACCCTGAAAAACCATCCGGTCAACATCGCACGGCGAAAAAAGGGCCGACCGCCGATCAATGGACTGGTGACCCAGCGGGCGGGGCGACTCAAGAAGGTGACGCCCTTTGCAGAAAAGTTCGGACTGCTCGGCCTGAGTATCGCCAGTGGCATCGTTTATCACGGCCTGGCAGCCTACATCGGCATGGACGCCATGAAAACCGAGGATACCGCCCGGCCAGGGGCCGACCTGTCACGGCGTTTAAAAACAGCTCTGAAGGCTCTCGAGAACTACGATTTTATTCATGTCCATACGAAAATGCCGGATGCGGCGGGCCATATGAAGGATCCGGGTTATAAAACCAAGGTGCTCGAGATGTTGGACCGGGGTATCGGCAATGCCTTGAAACCCCTTTTGGCGGAAACGGACCTGCTCATTGTCGTGGCCGCCGATCATTCGACTCCCAGCGCAGGCCCATTGATCCATTCGGGGGAGCCGGTACCCTTGATTTTTCACGGACCAGGCATCCGCCGGGACACGATCATGCAATATGATGAAATCAGTGCGGCCGGGGGCGCGTTGGGTTTCGTGAGGGGAAAAGAGCTCATGTACCTTATTCTCAATCATCTGGATCGGGCCAAGCTGCACGGGCTTATGGACACGCCCGTAGACCAGCCGTACTGGCCCGGAAATGCAATTGCACTGCGACTTGTAAATCCAAACACAAAGAGTTTGAGGTAG